Proteins encoded together in one Benincasa hispida cultivar B227 chromosome 1, ASM972705v1, whole genome shotgun sequence window:
- the LOC120077739 gene encoding uncharacterized protein LOC120077739 translates to MKTVLTSWTEYELQGQHSQSRSFKVDPINNKEYKVVHGDNHLLVNLASKLCSCRVWNLVEIPCAHACAIIRGLNLDIYAFVLDYYFFSTLLSTYKGSVYPIGNHSELRSVDVGVNVLPPIVKRLAGRPHK, encoded by the exons ATGAAGACTGTTTTGACTAGTTGGACAGAGTATGAGTTGCAAGGACAACACAGTCAGTCAAGAAGCTTCAAG gttGATCCCATTAACAATAAAGAATATAAAGTAGTTCATGGAGACAATCACCTTTTGGTAAATTTGGCCTCTAAATTGTGTAGTTGTCGTGTTTGGAATTTGGTGGAGATTCCATGTGCTCATGCTTGTGCTATTATTCGTGggctaaatttagatatatatgcTTTTGTGTTGGACTACTATTTTTTCAGTACATTGTTATCAACCTATAAAGGATCAGTTTATCCTATTGGAAATCATTCTGAATTGAGATCTGTTGATGTTGGTGTGAATGTATTACCTCCAATAGTTAAACGTCTGGCTGGGCGACCAcataaataa